One part of the Streptococcus sp. oral taxon 431 genome encodes these proteins:
- a CDS encoding SIALI-17 repeat-containing surface protein, with protein MNQRDFDRKQRYGIRKFAVGAASVVIGAVVFGAAPALAQEAPSTNGETAGQSLPELPKEVETGSLANVDKEPAGQVTTVNNSGTEVSREELQANPGYEKPTKTEASNETPATESEDEEEVGNIPRDFYARELENANTVIEKEDVETNPSNGQRVDMKEELDKLKKLQNATIHMEFKPDASAPRFYNLFSVSSDTKVNEYFTMAILDNTAIVEGRDANGNQFYGDYKTAPLKIKPGEWNSVTFTVERPNADQPKGQVRVYVNGVLSRTSPQSGRFIQDMPDVNHVQIGTTKRTGKNFWGANLKVRNLTVYDRTLSPEEVKKRSQLFERGELEKKLPEGAEVTDKLDVFEGGENRKPNKDGIASYRIPALLKTDKGTLIAGADERRLHHSDWGDIGMVVRRSDDKGKTWGDRIVISNPRDNENAKNPEWPSPVNIDMALVQDPKTKRIFSIYDMFLEGKAVFSLPGKAPQAYEQIGDKVYQVLYKQGDAGRYTIRENGEVFDPENRKTEYRVVVDPKKPAYSDKGDLYKGEELIGNVYFDYSDKNIFRVSNTNYLWMSYSDDDGKTWSAPKDITYGIRKDWMHFLGTGPGTGIALHSGPHKGRLVIPVYTTNNVSYLSGSQSSRVIYSDDHGETWQAGEAVNDNRPVGNQTIHSSTMNNPGAQNTESTVVQLNNGDLKLFMRGLTGDLQVATSKDGGATWEKDVKRYADVKDVYVQMSAIHTVQDGKEYIILSNAGGPGRYNGLVHLARVEANGDLTWLKHNPIQSGKFAYNSLQDLGNGEFGLLYEHATATQNEYTLSYKKFNWDFLSKDRIAPTKATVKNAVEMSKNVIALEFDSEVLVNQPPVLKLANGNFAAFLTQYDTKTLLFAVNKEDIGQEITEIINGAIESMHNLPVSLEGAGVPGGKNGAKAEIHEVPEFTGAVNGEGTVHEDPAFDGGVNGEEAAVHDVPAFEGGVNGEEAAVHDVPEIEVEENPPGTINEVPAFEGGVNGAEAAVHEVPAFEGGVNGEEAAVHEVPEGNLVESSKGESAVHEVPAFEGGVNGEEGAKAESTEFEGGVNAVESAKLEVPEYTGGVNAVESAKLEVPEYTGGVNGVESAKLEVPEYTGGVNGVEAAKLEAPEYTGGVNAVESAKLEAPEYTGGVNGLESAKLEAPEYTGGVNAVESAKLEAPEYTGGVNGLESAKLDSPEYTGGVNAVESAKLEVPEYTGGVNAVEAAKLEVPEYTGGVNGVEPAKLEVPEYTGGVNGVEAAKLEVPEYTGGVNGLESASTEVPAYVGGVNSAEAAIHEVSEYKGEQSIVVQAMAQDKTYQAPAARQQLLPETGSEDVAPLASLGFVGMLLGMFAMGKKKEDQ; from the coding sequence ATGAATCAGAGAGATTTTGATAGAAAACAGAGATATGGAATTCGGAAATTTGCAGTTGGAGCAGCTTCAGTAGTGATTGGAGCGGTTGTTTTTGGTGCTGCACCGGCTTTGGCTCAAGAGGCGCCATCAACGAATGGTGAAACAGCGGGGCAATCTTTGCCAGAATTGCCTAAGGAAGTAGAGACAGGAAGTCTAGCTAATGTAGATAAGGAGCCTGCAGGCCAAGTAACCACAGTAAATAATAGTGGAACAGAAGTGAGCCGTGAAGAGTTGCAAGCAAACCCAGGGTATGAAAAACCAACAAAAACAGAAGCATCAAACGAAACTCCAGCTACAGAGAGTGAAGACGAAGAAGAAGTTGGAAACATTCCGCGTGACTTTTATGCAAGAGAGTTGGAAAATGCCAATACTGTTATAGAGAAGGAAGATGTTGAAACCAATCCTTCAAACGGTCAAAGAGTTGACATGAAAGAGGAACTCGATAAGCTTAAAAAACTTCAAAATGCGACCATTCATATGGAGTTTAAGCCAGATGCATCTGCTCCACGTTTTTACAACCTCTTCTCAGTTTCTAGTGATACCAAAGTAAATGAGTATTTCACTATGGCCATCCTTGATAACACAGCTATCGTTGAAGGTCGTGATGCAAATGGAAACCAATTCTATGGTGATTATAAAACTGCTCCTTTGAAGATTAAGCCAGGTGAGTGGAACTCTGTAACCTTCACAGTTGAAAGACCAAATGCAGACCAACCAAAAGGTCAAGTTCGTGTCTATGTAAATGGTGTCTTGTCGCGCACAAGTCCTCAGTCTGGTCGTTTCATCCAAGACATGCCAGATGTCAACCATGTGCAAATCGGTACAACGAAACGCACAGGCAAAAACTTCTGGGGCGCTAATCTTAAAGTCCGTAATCTAACTGTTTATGATCGTACCCTTTCACCAGAAGAAGTTAAAAAACGTAGCCAACTTTTTGAAAGAGGAGAGTTGGAGAAGAAACTTCCTGAAGGAGCAGAAGTTACTGATAAACTGGACGTTTTTGAAGGTGGTGAGAACCGCAAGCCAAATAAAGATGGTATTGCAAGCTACCGTATTCCAGCCCTGCTGAAAACTGATAAAGGAACCTTGATTGCTGGTGCAGATGAGAGACGCTTGCATCACTCTGACTGGGGTGATATCGGTATGGTTGTTCGTCGTAGTGATGATAAGGGCAAAACATGGGGAGATAGAATTGTCATCTCAAATCCTCGTGATAATGAGAATGCTAAGAATCCAGAATGGCCATCACCAGTCAACATTGACATGGCCCTAGTCCAAGATCCGAAAACTAAGAGAATCTTTTCAATTTATGATATGTTCCTTGAAGGTAAGGCTGTATTTTCTCTTCCAGGAAAAGCACCACAAGCCTATGAACAAATTGGGGACAAGGTATACCAAGTCTTGTACAAACAAGGTGATGCAGGACGTTATACAATCCGTGAAAATGGTGAAGTTTTCGACCCTGAAAATAGAAAGACAGAATACCGTGTTGTAGTTGATCCTAAGAAGCCAGCCTATAGTGATAAGGGTGATTTGTATAAAGGTGAAGAACTGATTGGTAACGTCTACTTTGATTATAGCGACAAGAATATCTTTAGAGTTTCAAACACCAACTATCTCTGGATGTCTTATAGTGATGACGATGGTAAAACTTGGTCTGCACCAAAAGATATTACATATGGAATTCGTAAGGATTGGATGCATTTCTTAGGTACTGGACCTGGTACAGGGATTGCCTTGCATTCAGGACCTCACAAAGGTCGTCTCGTTATCCCAGTCTACACGACAAATAACGTATCATACCTCAGTGGTTCTCAATCTTCACGCGTCATTTACTCAGATGACCATGGTGAAACATGGCAAGCAGGTGAAGCTGTCAATGATAACCGTCCAGTAGGTAACCAAACAATTCACTCTTCAACCATGAATAATCCAGGTGCTCAAAATACTGAGTCAACTGTTGTTCAGTTGAACAACGGAGACCTCAAACTCTTCATGCGTGGATTGACAGGAGATTTGCAGGTTGCAACAAGTAAGGATGGCGGAGCAACTTGGGAAAAAGATGTGAAGCGCTATGCGGATGTCAAAGATGTCTACGTTCAAATGTCTGCCATTCATACGGTACAAGATGGTAAGGAATATATCATCCTCAGTAACGCAGGTGGACCTGGACGTTACAATGGTTTGGTACACTTAGCGCGTGTGGAAGCTAATGGGGATCTAACTTGGCTCAAGCACAATCCAATTCAAAGTGGTAAATTTGCCTATAACTCCTTGCAAGATCTTGGAAATGGCGAATTTGGCTTGCTTTATGAGCATGCGACTGCCACTCAAAATGAATACACCTTGTCTTATAAGAAATTCAACTGGGATTTCTTAAGCAAGGATAGAATTGCTCCAACAAAAGCAACTGTGAAAAATGCTGTAGAGATGAGCAAAAATGTCATTGCTCTAGAATTTGATTCTGAAGTATTGGTGAATCAACCACCAGTTCTTAAACTGGCAAATGGTAATTTTGCGGCTTTCTTGACACAATACGATACAAAAACATTGTTATTTGCGGTTAACAAGGAAGATATTGGTCAAGAAATTACAGAAATCATTAACGGTGCAATTGAGAGCATGCATAATTTACCTGTAAGTCTTGAAGGTGCAGGAGTCCCTGGTGGTAAAAATGGAGCAAAAGCAGAAATCCATGAAGTTCCAGAGTTTACAGGTGCAGTCAATGGTGAAGGTACAGTTCATGAGGATCCAGCCTTTGATGGTGGCGTCAACGGTGAGGAAGCAGCCGTTCATGATGTACCAGCCTTTGAAGGTGGTGTGAACGGCGAAGAAGCGGCTGTTCATGACGTTCCAGAAATAGAGGTTGAAGAAAATCCACCAGGAACTATTAACGAAGTTCCGGCCTTCGAAGGTGGGGTTAATGGTGCCGAAGCAGCCGTTCATGAAGTTCCAGCCTTTGAAGGTGGTGTGAACGGTGAGGAAGCCGCGGTCCATGAAGTTCCAGAAGGTAATCTAGTAGAAAGCTCAAAAGGGGAATCTGCCGTTCATGAAGTTCCAGCCTTCGAAGGTGGAGTCAATGGTGAGGAAGGAGCTAAGGCAGAAAGTACAGAGTTCGAAGGCGGTGTTAATGCAGTAGAATCCGCTAAGTTAGAGGTGCCAGAATATACAGGCGGTGTTAATGCAGTAGAATCCGCTAAGTTAGAGGTGCCAGAATATACAGGCGGTGTTAATGGAGTAGAATCTGCTAAGTTAGAAGTCCCAGAGTATACAGGTGGTGTCAATGGAGTAGAGGCCGCTAAGTTAGAAGCGCCAGAATATACAGGTGGTGTGAATGCAGTAGAATCCGCTAAGTTAGAAGCGCCAGAATATACAGGTGGCGTCAATGGATTAGAATCCGCTAAGTTAGAAGCACCAGAATACACAGGTGGTGTTAATGCAGTAGAATCCGCTAAGTTAGAAGCACCAGAATATACGGGTGGTGTCAATGGATTAGAATCCGCTAAGTTAGATTCTCCAGAATACACAGGTGGTGTTAATGCGGTAGAATCTGCTAAGTTAGAAGTTCCAGAGTACACAGGTGGCGTCAATGCAGTAGAGGCCGCTAAGTTAGAGGTGCCAGAATATACAGGCGGTGTTAATGGAGTAGAACCTGCTAAGTTAGAAGTTCCAGAGTACACAGGTGGCGTTAATGGAGTAGAGGCCGCTAAGTTAGAGGTGCCAGAGTATACAGGTGGTGTTAATGGTCTAGAATCTGCGAGTACAGAAGTTCCAGCCTATGTAGGTGGTGTAAACAGTGCGGAAGCTGCTATCCATGAGGTCTCAGAGTATAAGGGAGAACAGTCAATTGTAGTTCAAGCTATGGCACAAGATAAAACTTATCAAGCCCCTGCTGCTCGTCAGCAACTTCTTCCTGAAACAGGAAGTGAAGATGTTGCTCCTCTTGCCTCTCTAGGATTTGTAGGCATGCTCCTAGGTATGTTTGCCATGGGCAAGAAAAAAGAAGATCAATGA
- a CDS encoding acetylxylan esterase, protein MRNPALVEEMKTYQGRDEVPHDFDAFWDGEIDKVSVLPDYQLEERDFHIPNVKCYELTFKGTRDGLVYARIVLPKSEKKVPVIFHFHGYMGRCWDWTDMLAFTVAGYGVVSMDVRGQSGYSQDGLRSPLGNTVKGQIIRGAVEGKEQLFYKDVYLDIYQLIEIVASFPQVAAGQLASYGASQGGALALVAAGLNQRIKRTVAIYPFLSDFRRVLEIGNTSEAYDELFRYFKFHDPFHETEEQIMETLAYIDVKNLAHRIKGEVRMITGLDDDVCYPITQFAIYNRLTCEKSYRIMPEYAHEAMNVHVNDQVYNWLCGSEIPFTYLGH, encoded by the coding sequence ATGAGAAATCCAGCATTAGTAGAAGAAATGAAAACATACCAAGGAAGGGATGAAGTTCCTCATGATTTTGATGCTTTTTGGGATGGGGAGATTGATAAGGTTTCGGTCTTGCCAGATTACCAACTAGAGGAACGTGATTTTCATATTCCAAATGTGAAGTGTTATGAGTTAACCTTTAAAGGTACCCGTGATGGCCTTGTTTATGCGCGTATAGTCTTACCAAAATCAGAAAAGAAAGTACCTGTCATTTTCCACTTCCATGGCTATATGGGACGTTGCTGGGATTGGACAGATATGCTAGCCTTTACAGTAGCTGGTTATGGTGTCGTATCGATGGATGTTCGTGGACAATCTGGATACTCACAAGATGGCTTGCGCTCACCACTCGGAAATACAGTTAAGGGCCAAATTATCCGTGGTGCAGTAGAAGGAAAAGAGCAACTCTTCTATAAGGATGTCTATCTAGATATTTATCAATTGATTGAAATTGTAGCTAGCTTCCCACAAGTGGCTGCGGGGCAATTAGCAAGCTATGGAGCTTCTCAAGGAGGGGCACTAGCTCTAGTGGCTGCGGGGCTAAATCAACGTATCAAGCGTACAGTTGCTATTTATCCATTCTTATCAGACTTTAGGCGAGTGCTCGAGATTGGAAATACCAGCGAAGCCTATGATGAGCTCTTTCGTTACTTTAAGTTCCATGATCCATTCCATGAGACAGAAGAGCAGATTATGGAGACGCTCGCCTATATCGATGTAAAAAATCTTGCCCATCGCATTAAGGGGGAAGTTCGAATGATTACTGGGCTTGATGATGATGTCTGCTATCCAATCACTCAGTTTGCCATTTACAACCGTTTGACTTGTGAAAAGAGTTATCGTATCATGCCTGAATACGCTCATGAGGCCATGAATGTTCATGTCAATGATCAAGTTTACAATTGGTTGTGTGGTAGTGAGATACCCTTTACCTATCTTGGTCATTAA